In Schizosaccharomyces osmophilus chromosome 2, complete sequence, the following proteins share a genomic window:
- the csn71 gene encoding COP9/signalosome complex subunit 7a has translation MDQELLAAIDDPNTFSYGSLWQECQASQGSVSPAVCQLLNIFYQGSIQDSSVDWSQERLDKLRLLSLVDAAVRHTGSSISYEDLWKQLKLDDPLLPKEKDVILEQYLIQAMMKRILVGKLNSQSRTLHVSWAMERSLNDTRIQEMKDTLSKFTQRCSKAFPKTDADPPLTKSYKRTSRLSSNDGFDQYVSDKRARADDSPMEG, from the coding sequence ATGGATCAAGAATTGTTAGCCGCAATTGACGATCCCAATACGTTCTCGTACGGGTCCCTGTGGCAGGAATGTCAAGCATCTCAAGGTAGTGTGTCTCCGGCAGTATGCCAACTATTGAATATTTTCTACCAAGGATCAATTCAAGATAGTTCAGTCGATTGGAGTCAGGAACGATTAGACAAGCTGCGACTTTTGTCACTAGTAGATGCTGCAGTACGGCACACGGGTTCTAGCATTTCCTATGAGGATCTGTGGAAACAATTAAAATTAGACGATCCACTTcttccaaaggaaaaggatgtCATACTTGAACAATACTTGATTCAAGCAATGATGAAACGAATCCTTGTTGGAAAACTTAATTCTCAGTCTCGCACCCTCCATGTGTCATGGGCCATGGAGCGTAGTTTGAATGATACCCGAATTCAAGAAATGAAGGATACTCTCTCAAAGTTTACACAACGTTGCTCAAAAGCCTTCCCGAAAACCGACGCCGATCCTCCATTGACCAAGTCTTATAAACGTACGAGCCGACTGTCCAGTAATGATGGCTTCGATCAGTACGTTTCGGACAAACGCGCACGAGCTGACGATAGTCCCATGGAAGGGTAA
- the ure2 gene encoding nickel-dependent urease Ure2, whose amino-acid sequence MQPRELHKLLLHQLGSLAQKRLCRGVRLNKLEANSLIASQIQEYVRDGTHSVAELMSIGKNMLGKRHVQPEVTHLLHELMVEATFPDGTYLVTIHDPVCTPDGNLEIALYGSFLPIPAPELFPHVDESLYAPKNVPGYVEVEEGEIELLPTLPRISLQVTNYGDRPIQVGSHYHFLETNEKLCFDRAKAYGKRLDVPSGTAIRFEPGVTKVVHLIPIGGKQVIHGGNSLSKGPFHQSLVPEILKNLVSQGFMHKTEVPGHGNLEHIQPYRIPREMYATMYGPTTGDKVRLGDTSLVVKVEKDFTEYGNEAVFGGGKVIRDGTGQATGRSMNESLDTVITNALIVDYTGIFKADIGIKNGFIVGIGKSGNPDTMDSITDNMVVGSSTDVISAENKIVTFGGMDSHVHFICPQQIEEALASGITTMYGGGTGPSTASNATTCTPNADLIKSMFRATDSYPMNIGLTGKGNDSGHSSLRSQIEAGCSGMKLHEDWGSTPATIDSCLTVCDEYDVQCLIHTDTLNESSFVEGTFKAFKGRTIHTYHVEGAGGGHAPDIISLVQNPNILPSSTNPTRPYTKNTLDEELDMLMVCHHLSKNVPEDVAFAESRIRAETIAAEDVLQDLGAISMISSDSQAMGRCGEVILRTWKTAHKNKTQRGYLPEDDGTGVDNFRVKRYVAKYTINPAISHGISHIVGSVEVGKFADLVLWDFADFGARPCMVLKGGMIAMAMMGDPNGSIPTVSPILSWEMFGAKAPERSIAFASNYALSNGIMSKYELRKRVEAVKGTRDIGKKDMALNGYMPKMTVDPESYTVTADDAIMECDPADTLPLSQGYFMF is encoded by the coding sequence ATGCAACCAAGAGAATTACACAAGTTACTCCTTCATCAGTTGGGTTCTTTGGCTCAAAAAAGACTTTGCCGTGGTGTTAGACTAAATAAGTTAGAAGCAAATTCGCTAATTGCTTCTCAAATCCAAGAGTATGTTCGCGATGGGACTCATTCTGTTGCTGAACTGATGAGTATTGGTAAGAACATGCTAGGGAAACGCCATGTTCAACCAGAAGTAACTCATTTATTACACGAACTTATGGTCGAAGCTACGTTTCCTGATGGAACTTACTTGGTAACCATCCATGACCCTGTGTGTACTCCAGACGGTAATCTGGAAATCGCTTTGTACGGTAGTTTTCTCCCCATCCCGGCGCCAGAATTGTTCCCTCACGTAGACGAAAGCTTATATGCGCCCAAAAATGTTCCTGGCTACGTAGAAGtagaagaaggagaaatCGAACTTTTACCTACCTTGCCTCGTATATCTTTGCAAGTAACGAATTACGGGGATCGTCCCATTCAGGTTGGCTCTCATTATCATTTTCTCgaaacaaacgaaaagtTATGTTTCGACCGTGCAAAGGCCTATGGCAAAAGATTGGATGTACCCTCAGGGACTGCCATTCGTTTTGAGCCTGGAGTCACAAAAGTAGTTCATTTAATTCCCATTGGCGGTAAACAAGTCATTCATGGAGGGAATTCTCTTTCTAAGGGTCCATTCCATCAATCGCTAGTTCCTGAAATCCTAAAGAATCTGGTTAGCCAAGGATTCATGCATAAAACCGAAGTACCAGGCCATGGCAATCTTGAACATATCCAACCGTATCGGATTCCCCGTGAAATGTACGCGACCATGTATGGACCCACAACCGGCGACAAGGTTCGTTTAGGTGATACTTCTTTGGTTGTCAAAGTGGAAAAGGACTTCACAGAATACGGCAACGAAGCCGTCTTCGGCGGAGGTAAAGTTATTCGTGATGGAACCGGACAAGCGACTGGAAGATCGATGAATGAATCTCTCGACACAGTCATAACTAACGCCTTAATTGTTGATTATACTGGTATCTTCAAGGCTGATATTGGTATCAAAAACGGCTTCATTGTGGGTATCGGTAAATCCGGTAATCCTGATACTATGGACAGTATCACAGATAACATGGTTGTGGGCTCGTCTACCGATGTTATTTCTGCTGAGAATAAAATCGTTACTTTCGGAGGTATGGATAGTCATGTTCACTTCATTTGTCCTCAGcaaattgaagaagctcTAGCATCAGGAATTACAACCATGTATGGTGGTGGAACTGGGCCTAGCACAGCAAGTAATGCTACAACTTGCACTCCCAATGCGGACCTTATAAAATCCATGTTTAGAGCTACAGACTCTTATCCGATGAACATTGGTCTTACAGGGAAGGGAAATGATAGTGGCCATTCTTCCCTTCGTTCCCAAATTGAAGCTGGATGTAGCGGTATGAAGCTTCACGAAGATTGGGGCTCCACTCCCGCTACCATAGATTCTTGTTTAACTGTTTGTGATGAGTATGACGTTCAATGTTTAATTCACACGGATACATTGAATGAATCTTCCTTTGTTGAGGGAACTTTTAAGGCCTTCAAAGGTCGCACCATACACACTTATCACGTTGAAGGAGCTGGAGGCGGACATGCTCCGGATATTATTTCGCTTGTACAGAATCCCAATATTTTACCTTCAAGTACAAATCCTACGCGACCTTATACTAAAAATACTTTAGACGAAGAACTTGATATGTTAATGGTTTGTCACCATCTGTCGAAAAACGTTCCTGAAGATGTGGCATTCGCTGAGTCTCGTATTCGCGCCGAGACAATTGCAGCTGAGGATGTTTTGCAAGATTTGGGTGCTATCAGTATGATTAGTTCTGATTCTCAAGCCATGGGTCGCTGCGGTGAAGTTATTTTGAGGACCTGGAAGACGGctcataaaaacaaaacacaaCGAGGATACTTACCAGAAGATGATGGAACTGGGGTAGACAACTTTCGTGTCAAGCGTTATGTTGCCAAATACACAATCAATCCGGCTATTAGCCACGGGATTTCACATATTGTTGGATCTGTAGAGGTAGGTAAATTTGCCGATTTGGTTTTATGGGATTTTGCGGACTTTGGTGCCAGGCCTTGTATGGTGCTTAAAGGAGGTATGATTGCAATGGCAATGATGGGAGATCCTAATGGATCAATTCCGACTGTTTCTCCTATTCTTTCCTGGGAAATGTTTGGCGCAAAAGCTCCTGAAAGAAGTATTGCATTTGCATCGAATTACGCTTTGTCAAATGGTATCATGAGCAAATATGAACTTCGTAAACGGGTGGAAGCAGTGAAAGGAACAAGAGATATCGGGAAAAAGGATATGGCTTTAAACGGTTATATGCCCAAGATGACTGTAGATCCGGAATCATACACAGTAACTGCAGACGATGCCATTATGGAATGTGACCCTGCCGATACGCTTCCTTTGTCTCAAGGGTATTTCATGTTTTGA